Proteins from one Cervus canadensis isolate Bull #8, Minnesota chromosome 25, ASM1932006v1, whole genome shotgun sequence genomic window:
- the ASB8 gene encoding ankyrin repeat and SOCS box protein 8 isoform X2, translating into MVSDADCVELLLEKGAEVNALDGYNRTALHYAAEKDEACVEVLLEYGANPNALDGNRDTPLHWAAFKNNAECVRALLESGASVNALDYNNDTPLSWAAMKGNLESVSILLDYGAEVRVINLKGQTPISRLVALLVRGLGTEKEDSCFELLHRAVGHFELRKNGTMPREVAKDQQLCEKLTVLCSAPGTLKTLSRYAVRRSLGLQYLPDAVKGLPLPASLKEYLLLVE; encoded by the coding sequence GTGAATGCCCTGGATGGTTACAACCGAACAGCCCTCCACTATGCAGCCGAGAAAGATGAGGCTTGTGTGGAGGTCCTGTTGGAGTATGGTGCAAACCCCAATGCACTGGACGGTAACCGAGACACCCCACTTCACTGGGCAGCCTTTAAGAACAATGCTGAGTGTGTGCGGGCCCTCCTAGAGAGCGGGGCCTCTGTCAACGCCCTGGATTACAACAATGACACCCCGCTCAGCTGGGCTGCCATGAAGGGAAATCTTGAGAGCGTCAGCATCCTTCTTGATTATGGTGCAGAGGTCAGAGTCATCAACCTAAAAGGCCAGACGCCCATCTCCCGCCTGGTGGCTCTGCTGGTCAGGGGACTTGGGACAGAGAAAGAGGACTCTTGCTTTGAGCTCCTCCACAGAGCTGTTGGACACTTTGAATTGAGGAAAAATGGCACCATGCCACGAGAAGTGGCCAAAGACCAGCAGCTGTGTGAAAAGCTGACTGTTCTGTGCTCAGCCCCCGGGACCCTCAAAACACTCTCTCGCTATGCTGTGCGCCGGAGCCTGGGACTCCAGTATCTGCCGGATGCCGTCAAGGGCCTTCCTCTGCCAGCTTCTCTAAAGGAATACCTGTTGCTTGTAGAATAG